One Odocoileus virginianus isolate 20LAN1187 ecotype Illinois chromosome 6, Ovbor_1.2, whole genome shotgun sequence DNA segment encodes these proteins:
- the ZBTB1 gene encoding zinc finger and BTB domain-containing protein 1 isoform X1 — protein sequence MAKPSHSSYVLQQLNNQREWGFLCDCCIAIDDIYFQAHKAVLAACSSYFRMFFMNHQHSTAQLNLSNMKISAECFDLILQFMYLGKIMTAPSSFEQFKVAMNYLQLYNVPDCLEDIQDADCSSSKCSSSASSKQNSKMIFGVRMYEDTVARNGSEANRWCAEPSSTVNTPHNREPDEESLQLGNFPEPLFDVCKKSSVSKLSTPKERVSRRFGRSFTCDSCGFGFSCEKLLDEHVLTCTNRHSYQNTRSYHRLVDIRDGKDSNIKAEFSEKDSSKTFSAQTDKYRGDTSQAADDSASTTGSRKSSTVESELASEEKSRAAERKRIIIKMEPEDIPTDELKDFNIIKVTDKDCNESTDNDELEDEAEEPFYRYYVEEDVSIKKSGRKTLKPRMSINADERGGLENMRPPNNSSPVQEDTENASCELCGLTITEEDLSSHYLAKHIENICACGKCGQILVKGRQLQEHAQRCGEPQDLTMNGLGNAEEKMDMEENPDEQSEIRDMFVEMLDDFRDNHFQINSIQKKQLFKHSACPFRCPNCGQRFETENLVVEHMSSCLDQDMFKSAIMEENERDHRRKHFCNLCGKGFYQRCHLREHYTVHTKEKQFVCQTCGKQFLRERQLRLHNDMHKGMARYVCSICDQGNFRKHDHVRHMISHLSAGETICQVCFQIFPNNEQLEQHMDIHLYTCGICGAKFNLRKDMRSHYNAKHLKRT from the coding sequence ATGGCAAAGCCCAGCCACAGCAGCTACGTCCTTCAGCAGCTAAACAACCAAAGGGAATGGGGTTTTCTCTGTGACTGTTGTATTGCAATTGATGACATTTACTTTCAAGCACACAAAGCAGTTCTAGCTGCTTGTAGCTCCtattttagaatgtttttcaTGAACCATCAACATAGTACTGCACAACTGAATCTCAGCAACATGAAAATTAGTGCTGAGTGTTTTGATCTCATTTTGCAGTTCATGTATTTAGGAAAAATTATGACAGCTCCTTCCAGTTTTGAACAGTTTAAAGTGGCAATGAACTACCTACAGCTGTACAATGTTCCTGACTGCTTAGAAGACATACAGGATGCAGATTGTTCTAGTTCAAAATGTTCATCTTCTGCTTCTAGCAAACAGAACAGCAAAATGATATTTGGGGTGAGAATGTATGAAGACACTGTGGCTAGAAATGGCAGTGAAGCTAATAGGTGGTGTGCAGAGCCAAGTTCAACAGTGAATACGCCACAtaatagagagcctgatgaagaGTCGTTGCAATTAGGTAATTTTCCTGAGCCATTATTTGATGTATGTAAAAAGAGTTCTGTGTCCAAATTATCTACTCCAAAAGAACGTGTATCACGACGCTTTGGACGGAGTTTTACCTGTGATAGTTGTGGATTTGGCTTTAGCTGTGAAAAACTATTAGATGAGCATGTACTAACCTGTACTAACAGACATTCATACCAAAACACAAGATCCTATCATAGATTAGTGGATATTAGAGATGGAAAAGACAGTAATATCAAAGCTGAATTTAGTGAAAAGGATTCTTCTAAAACCTTTTCTGCACAGACAGACAAATACAGAGGAGACACAAGTCAGGCTGCTGATGATTCAGCTTCAACCACTGGAAGCAGAAAAAGTAGTACAGTGGAGTCTGAACTAGCCAGTGAAGAAAAGAGCAGAGCCGCTGAGAGGAAAAGAATCATCATTAAGATGGAACCAGAGGATATTCCTACAGATGAACTGAAAGACTTTAACATTATTAAAGTTACTGATAAAGACTGTAATGAGTCCACTGACAATGATGAGTTAGAAGACGAAGCTGAAGAGCCATTTTATAGATACTACGTTGAAGAAGATGTCAGTATTAAAAAAAGTGGTAGGAAAACTCTAAAACCTCGGATGTCAATAAATGCTGATGAAAGAGGTGGTTTAGAAAATATGAGGCCACCGAACAACAGCAGCCCTGTACAAGAAGACACTGAAAATGCTTCTTGTGAGCTGTGTGGGCTCACAATAACTGAGGAGGACCTGTCATCTCATTACTTAGCCAAACACATCGAAAATATCTGCGCATGTGGCAAATGTGGACAAATACTTGTGAAGGGTAGACAGCTTCAGGAGCATGCCCAGAGATGTGGAGAGCCCCAAGATCTGACCATGAATGGGTTAGGAAATGCCGAGGAGAAGATGGACATGGAAGAGAATCCTGATGAACAGTCAGAAATAAGGGATATGTTTGTTGAAATGTTGGATGACTTTAGAGACAATCATTTCCAGATAAACAGTATCCAAAAAAAGCAGTTATTTAAACATTCTGCCTGTCCTTTTCGATGTCCTAATTGTGGCCAACGATTTGAAACTGAAAATCTAGTGGTTGAACATATGTCTAGCTGCCTAGACCAAGACATGTTTAAGAGTGCCATCAtggaagagaatgaaagagaTCACAGACGAAAGCATTTTTGTAACCTGTGTGGGAAAGGATTTTATCAGCGGTGTCACTTAAGAGAACACTATACTGTTCATACCAAGGAAAAACAGTTTGTTTGTCAGACATGTGGGAAGCAATTTTTAAGAGAACGTCAGTTGCGCCTGCACAATGACATGCACAAAGGCATGGCCAGGTATGTCTGTTCCATTTGTGATCAAGGCAACTTCAGAAAACATGACCATGTACGGCATATGATTTCTCATTTATCTGCTGGTGAGACTATATGCCAGGTCTGCTTTCAGATATTTCCAAATAATGAACAGTTGGAACAGCACATGGATATTCATCTGTATACATGTGGAATATGTGGAGCAAAATTTAACTTGAGGAAAGATATGAGATCACATTATAATGCCAAGCATTTGAAAAGAACATAA
- the ZBTB1 gene encoding zinc finger and BTB domain-containing protein 1 isoform X2, with product MAKPSHSSYVLQQLNNQREWGFLCDCCIAIDDIYFQAHKAVLAACSSYFRMFFMNHQHSTAQLNLSNMKISAECFDLILQFMYLGKIMTAPSSFEQFKVAMNYLQLYNVPDCLEDIQDADCSSSKCSSSASSKQNSKMIFGVRMYEDTVARNGSEANRWCAEPSSTVNTPHNREPDEESLQLGNFPEPLFDVCKKSSVSKLSTPKERVSRRFGRSFTCDSCGFGFSCEKLLDEHVLTCTNRHSYQNTRSYHRLVDIRDGKDSNIKAEFSEKDSSKTFSAQTDKYRGDTSQAADDSASTTGSRKSSTVESELASEEKSRAAERKRIIIKMEPEDIPTDELKDFNIIKVTDKDCNESTDNDELEDEAEEPFYRYYVEEDVSIKKSGRKTLKPRMSINADERGGLENMRPPNNSSPVQEDTENASCELCGLTITEEDLSSHYLAKHIENICACGKCGQILVKGRQLQEHAQRCGEPQDLTMNGLGNAEEKMDMEENPDEQSEIRDMFVEMLDDFRDNHFQINSIQKKQLFKHSACPFRCPNCGQRFETENLVVEHMSSCLDQDMFKSAIMEENERDHRRKHFCNLCGKGFYQRCHLREHYTVHTKEKQFVCQTCGKQFLRERQLRLHNDMHKGMASGQIGPSKPLEK from the coding sequence ATGGCAAAGCCCAGCCACAGCAGCTACGTCCTTCAGCAGCTAAACAACCAAAGGGAATGGGGTTTTCTCTGTGACTGTTGTATTGCAATTGATGACATTTACTTTCAAGCACACAAAGCAGTTCTAGCTGCTTGTAGCTCCtattttagaatgtttttcaTGAACCATCAACATAGTACTGCACAACTGAATCTCAGCAACATGAAAATTAGTGCTGAGTGTTTTGATCTCATTTTGCAGTTCATGTATTTAGGAAAAATTATGACAGCTCCTTCCAGTTTTGAACAGTTTAAAGTGGCAATGAACTACCTACAGCTGTACAATGTTCCTGACTGCTTAGAAGACATACAGGATGCAGATTGTTCTAGTTCAAAATGTTCATCTTCTGCTTCTAGCAAACAGAACAGCAAAATGATATTTGGGGTGAGAATGTATGAAGACACTGTGGCTAGAAATGGCAGTGAAGCTAATAGGTGGTGTGCAGAGCCAAGTTCAACAGTGAATACGCCACAtaatagagagcctgatgaagaGTCGTTGCAATTAGGTAATTTTCCTGAGCCATTATTTGATGTATGTAAAAAGAGTTCTGTGTCCAAATTATCTACTCCAAAAGAACGTGTATCACGACGCTTTGGACGGAGTTTTACCTGTGATAGTTGTGGATTTGGCTTTAGCTGTGAAAAACTATTAGATGAGCATGTACTAACCTGTACTAACAGACATTCATACCAAAACACAAGATCCTATCATAGATTAGTGGATATTAGAGATGGAAAAGACAGTAATATCAAAGCTGAATTTAGTGAAAAGGATTCTTCTAAAACCTTTTCTGCACAGACAGACAAATACAGAGGAGACACAAGTCAGGCTGCTGATGATTCAGCTTCAACCACTGGAAGCAGAAAAAGTAGTACAGTGGAGTCTGAACTAGCCAGTGAAGAAAAGAGCAGAGCCGCTGAGAGGAAAAGAATCATCATTAAGATGGAACCAGAGGATATTCCTACAGATGAACTGAAAGACTTTAACATTATTAAAGTTACTGATAAAGACTGTAATGAGTCCACTGACAATGATGAGTTAGAAGACGAAGCTGAAGAGCCATTTTATAGATACTACGTTGAAGAAGATGTCAGTATTAAAAAAAGTGGTAGGAAAACTCTAAAACCTCGGATGTCAATAAATGCTGATGAAAGAGGTGGTTTAGAAAATATGAGGCCACCGAACAACAGCAGCCCTGTACAAGAAGACACTGAAAATGCTTCTTGTGAGCTGTGTGGGCTCACAATAACTGAGGAGGACCTGTCATCTCATTACTTAGCCAAACACATCGAAAATATCTGCGCATGTGGCAAATGTGGACAAATACTTGTGAAGGGTAGACAGCTTCAGGAGCATGCCCAGAGATGTGGAGAGCCCCAAGATCTGACCATGAATGGGTTAGGAAATGCCGAGGAGAAGATGGACATGGAAGAGAATCCTGATGAACAGTCAGAAATAAGGGATATGTTTGTTGAAATGTTGGATGACTTTAGAGACAATCATTTCCAGATAAACAGTATCCAAAAAAAGCAGTTATTTAAACATTCTGCCTGTCCTTTTCGATGTCCTAATTGTGGCCAACGATTTGAAACTGAAAATCTAGTGGTTGAACATATGTCTAGCTGCCTAGACCAAGACATGTTTAAGAGTGCCATCAtggaagagaatgaaagagaTCACAGACGAAAGCATTTTTGTAACCTGTGTGGGAAAGGATTTTATCAGCGGTGTCACTTAAGAGAACACTATACTGTTCATACCAAGGAAAAACAGTTTGTTTGTCAGACATGTGGGAAGCAATTTTTAAGAGAACGTCAGTTGCGCCTGCACAATGACATGCACAAAGGCATGGCCAG